The following proteins are co-located in the Haloterrigena turkmenica DSM 5511 genome:
- a CDS encoding BCCT family transporter has protein sequence MKIRNAVERFAEELDAGVFSIGFGVALIAIVVFFLNPEASAEKMGAVNEYLWSEFMWVYVFSMFLMVLFSLWLMFGPWGDIKLGDPDESPEFSTPAFFAMMFSAGIAAGIVFWGPAEALFHYDTVPPMIGAESQTQSAAIGAIQYTLFHWGISYWVPYLIVAIPIAFFAYRRDAPMRISTLLAPFLGVDNLDRPIAKVVDILAVFATIGGIATTLGFVGSQFLTGLQYNYGVTLGDGGTILVITGMTLAFTASVVLGVKRGIRKVSMFNMYGFALLCLATFLLGPTTYIMNTGLQAIGEYANGFLRMSLYTNASGSGEWVGNWTVFYWAWVFSWAPFGGLFVARISRGRTIRQVTATALIGATVATIPWFLTMGGTAIHLERTGAAPMLAAVSEHGVAVSGFPLFANLPLGSLLSLVFMMLVITFFVTSADSSTLALGMLTTGGKEHPSTINRVLWGGLMGGLASLLIVGGGLDALRSSAIITGGPFAVIGVLAIVGMCLEFQRIRPVLQANTDDQSTEIDEQSPPVFATNTDDDD, from the coding sequence ATGAAAATACGGAACGCCGTAGAACGCTTTGCCGAGGAACTAGACGCGGGTGTGTTCAGCATTGGCTTCGGCGTAGCACTGATAGCGATCGTCGTGTTCTTCCTCAACCCTGAGGCGTCCGCCGAAAAGATGGGCGCGGTCAACGAGTACCTTTGGTCGGAGTTCATGTGGGTATACGTGTTCTCGATGTTTCTCATGGTCTTGTTCTCCCTATGGCTGATGTTCGGCCCGTGGGGAGACATTAAGCTCGGTGATCCGGACGAGTCGCCCGAATTCAGCACCCCGGCGTTCTTCGCGATGATGTTCTCGGCGGGCATCGCGGCGGGCATCGTGTTCTGGGGCCCGGCGGAGGCGCTGTTCCACTACGACACCGTCCCCCCGATGATCGGTGCGGAGTCACAGACACAGTCAGCAGCGATCGGCGCTATTCAGTACACGCTATTCCACTGGGGGATCTCGTACTGGGTTCCGTACCTGATCGTCGCGATTCCGATCGCCTTTTTTGCGTACCGGCGAGACGCGCCGATGCGCATCTCGACGCTGCTAGCGCCCTTTCTCGGCGTCGATAACTTGGACCGTCCCATCGCCAAGGTCGTCGATATTCTGGCGGTGTTCGCGACTATCGGCGGTATCGCGACAACCTTAGGGTTCGTCGGAAGTCAGTTCCTGACCGGTCTGCAATACAACTACGGCGTCACTCTCGGCGATGGCGGTACCATTCTCGTCATTACGGGGATGACACTGGCGTTTACTGCCTCGGTCGTCTTGGGCGTCAAGCGTGGTATTCGGAAAGTTTCGATGTTCAATATGTACGGATTCGCTCTGCTGTGTCTAGCCACGTTTCTGCTGGGTCCAACGACCTACATCATGAACACCGGCCTGCAGGCCATCGGCGAGTACGCCAACGGCTTTCTCCGGATGAGCCTGTACACGAACGCTTCGGGGTCCGGCGAATGGGTCGGCAACTGGACCGTGTTCTACTGGGCGTGGGTGTTCTCCTGGGCGCCGTTCGGCGGTCTGTTCGTCGCGCGCATCTCTCGCGGACGAACTATCCGGCAGGTGACCGCGACGGCATTGATCGGCGCGACCGTCGCTACCATCCCGTGGTTCCTGACGATGGGTGGTACGGCGATTCACCTCGAACGGACCGGTGCTGCGCCGATGCTCGCCGCCGTTTCGGAACACGGCGTCGCCGTCTCCGGGTTTCCGCTGTTCGCCAATCTGCCCCTGGGGTCGCTGCTGTCGCTCGTCTTCATGATGCTCGTGATCACGTTCTTCGTGACCTCCGCCGACTCCTCGACGCTGGCGCTGGGAATGCTCACGACCGGCGGCAAGGAACACCCCTCGACCATCAATCGCGTGCTCTGGGGCGGCTTGATGGGCGGCCTCGCGTCGCTGCTTATCGTCGGCGGCGGCCTCGACGCGCTGCGCTCCTCGGCTATCATCACCGGCGGACCATTTGCCGTCATCGGCGTCCTAGCTATCGTCGGGATGTGTCTGGAGTTCCAACGTATCCGTCCGGTCCTGCAGGCGAACACCGACGATCAGTCCACCGAAATCGACGAACAGTCGCCGCCCGTGTTTGCGACGAACACGGACGACGACGACTAA
- a CDS encoding HalOD1 output domain-containing protein gives MMNLRELKDTFYRDCSTFHHDFDSEEKLLVSVVDAIASVENRSPVDMDPIDGSIEPKLLNSFSKCADASDGSSPVSLTFSHEGYQITVDGTGKIVLSRDETSSSTLSFIRPSSESSALEESSGEFTCHHDFEADYSLTVTLAKALAAIENTRPTEVTPLYESIDPKVLSILGDYASERDEPSPVSLEFVHSDHRITVDERGKISIRENTPNSNVTAVVRDAWNSEPPLTAPR, from the coding sequence ATGATGAATTTGAGAGAGTTAAAAGACACATTCTATCGCGATTGCAGCACCTTCCATCACGATTTTGATAGCGAAGAAAAGCTGTTGGTATCGGTCGTCGATGCGATAGCGAGCGTCGAAAACCGCTCCCCGGTCGATATGGATCCGATAGACGGTAGTATCGAGCCGAAACTGCTTAATTCATTCTCGAAGTGTGCAGACGCGAGCGACGGATCGTCACCGGTGAGCCTCACCTTCTCCCACGAGGGGTACCAGATAACCGTCGACGGTACGGGGAAAATAGTTCTGAGCCGAGACGAGACCAGTTCCTCGACCCTCTCTTTCATCCGCCCGTCCAGCGAGAGTAGCGCACTCGAAGAATCGTCGGGAGAATTCACCTGTCATCACGACTTCGAGGCCGATTACTCTCTCACAGTCACGCTCGCCAAGGCTCTCGCCGCGATCGAAAATACTCGACCTACGGAGGTCACACCGCTTTACGAGAGTATTGATCCAAAAGTCCTCAGTATACTCGGTGACTATGCTAGCGAGCGAGACGAACCCTCCCCTGTTTCCCTGGAGTTCGTCCACTCGGACCATCGAATAACTGTCGACGAGCGTGGGAAGATCTCTATCCGTGAGAACACCCCGAATTCCAATGTCACTGCCGTTGTTCGCGACGCCTGGAATTCAGAACCTCCTCTAACCGCACCTCGCTAG